The sequence below is a genomic window from Thalassoroseus pseudoceratinae.
GGCTGCGACGGATCGAAGCTGGTGAGTCGGCAGTGATGGACTCCGAAACGCTTTCACCGAGGGATCGGGCCCACGAACGATTGGCGTTGGGTTTGCGAATGATGGCCGGAATCGACATCGACGAATTTGCGTCGAGCACGGGCTTCACCATCGAAGAGCTTGCCGGATTGGCAATCGAGACTCATCGTGCCAACGGATTTCTCGAAGTGCACGCAGGACGGCTGCGACTCACGCGAGAAGGCCGATTCGTCGCGGATACCATTACCGTTGATATGCTGTAATCAGTTTGCGTCGCTGGTTCGATGGAGACCGGCCGCGAATCCAGCTATGATAACCGTTGAGAACACTGATATAACGATTTGAGGATATGATCTCATGGAACAATGGCCAATTGGCGTGTTTACGTCTGTCGATGCGGGTTTGGGAGTTCACCTGGATGTCGCTCAGGAACTCAAAATCCCCACCGTTCAGGTGCACGCGCCGCATCACGAGAACCGCACGGAGTTGGCGGCTCAGGATTTCTTGAATCGCTGTGAGAAAGCCGGCATCAAAGTGACGGCGGTCTTCGGCGGTTTTGAAGGCGAGAGCTACGCCGACATCCCCACGACGGTCAAAACCGTTGGTCTCGTCCCCGAAGCCAGCCGGGCGAGCCGCGTCGCCGAGATGAAAGAAATCTCCGACTTCGCCCGCAGCTTGCAATGCGATACCGTCGCTCTGCACATCGGCTTCGTGCCGGAAGACCGCGATAGTGCCGAGTATAAATCGCTCATCGAAGCAACGCAGGATTTGCTTGACCACATCAAAGGGAACGGTCAGCAATTGAACTTGGAAACCGGCCAGGAAACCGCCGATCACCTGCTGGATTTCATCGAAGACGTGGGACGGGACAACCTGTTCATCAACTTCGATCCCGCCAACATGATTCTCTACGGCACGGGCGACCCGATTGCCGCACTGAAGAAGGTCAGCAAGTTCGTTCGCAGCGTGCATTGCAAAGATGGTGTCTGGGCGGCTGAGGGCAAACGTGGTCAGGAATTCGGTTCCGAAGTGCCATTGGGTCAAGGTGACGTCGGTATGGAAAACTACCTGCGAACGCTGAAGGAAATCGGTTACACCGGACCGTTGACGATTGAACGCGAAATCGCTCACGATCGCGTTCGCCAGAAGGCCGACATCGGTGAAGCCGTCAGTTTGCTGACGGAACTCAAGCAAAAAATCCTCGGTTAACCTGCGAAAGGTTGCCTGCAATGCTCAATAAGATCCTGGCTGTCGGATTGGGGTTTGGTGCGGGGTTTCTCGTCGTCGGTTTGGCGATGTTCATCTCGAGCCTGATCTATCCGCCGCCAAAGGATCTGGACATGCAAGACCGGGAGGCGATGACCTCATTCGTCCAATCCCTGCCGGTCGGAGCATTCCTCGTTGTGCTTCTCGGTCATGCGTCCGGCGCTTTGGTCGGCGGGTTCGTTTGTGGACTCATCAGCAACGAGGTTTGGCAACTTGGCCCCCTGATCGTCGGGGTGGGATTTCTCTTGAGTGGAATTCTGAATCTTCGAATGGTGCCGCATCCGACATGGTTCGCGGCACTCGATTTGCTGTTATATCTCCCAGCTGCCTGGTTGGGCGGCTACTTTTCGACGTTACTCTGACTCGATGTGGCGTCGTGGAACCGTTTGAACAGCTCACCAAACGAAGGAACCGACGATGTCTTTATTCGCTCATGAAGGTGCCCCCAACGATCCGGTCGGACGCGCGGTCGCCGCATTCGATCGCCAGAGTCAAGCCGAAGCTGCCGTCCAATCGTTGGTCGATGGCGGGTTTCCGAGAGAGGAAATCCATTTTAGCCATGGTCGCAACGACGCCAGCAAGGTTGACTCGACCCCACATTGGTTTGCCGACATCGACGACGAAATTGAATGGTACAAACGCAAACTCGAAAATGGCGGCAGCGTGGTTTCCGCTCCCGTGAATGACAAAGAAACCCTAAAACAAGTGCACGAAATCTACCTCGAATCCGGCGCTCGTATGATGACCCACTTCGGTAACTGGATCACCGAAACGGAAAATCTGGACGAGGAACGATAATCCTCGCCGCGGAAGAATCCGTCATGACGACCGGCCGGAAGTGGGTTTGGGATTTGATTGTGTTCGGCATTCCCATCACAATCAGTGGGGTACTGCCCATCGTGCAGAGACTTCGAAATCTTTGATCGCAACGAACAACCCACGACGAATCACGGACCAGCCCCATGAAAGCCGCGTTCTTCACCGAAACAGGTGATCCCGAAGTCATTCAATACGCCGATCTTCCCGACCCCGCACTGGGACCGACCGAGGTTCTGGTCCGAGTCGCTGCGGTCGCGGTGAACCCAATCGACACCTACCTGCGAAGCGGAGCGATCAAGCTCGAACTGCCCTCACCCTATGTCATCGGTTGCGATCTCGCTGGCACTGTTGAGGCAGTTGGCGATGAAGTCGAGATGTTCCAAGTTGGCGATCGGGTGTGGGGCAGTAATCAAGGGTTGATGGGGCGTCAGGGCACGTTTTCCGAGTTGGCCAGCGTCGACGAAAAATGGCTGTACCCCATTCCCGAAGGGATGGACGAAAAAACCGCTGCCGCCGGGGCATTGGTTGGCATCACTGCCCATCTTGGGTTGTTCCTCCACGCGGGTCTGCAACCAGGTGAGTTCGTGTTCGTCAACGGCGGCACGGGTGGCGTGGGGGCATCAGTGGTGCGATTGGCGAAGGCTTCGGGAGCCACCGTCATCGCAACCGTGGGCAGTGAGGAAAAGAAAAAACAGTGCGAAGCGTTGGGAGCCGATGTCGTTCTCGACTACCACTCATCAACACTCGATGACGACATCCAAGCCGCTGCCGAGAAAAACGGTGGAATCGACATTTGGTGGGAAACGCAACGCGAACCGACCATCGAACGCACGATTGGCATGATGAAAAAACGCGGTCGCGTGGTCATCATGGCCGGTCGCGATGCCCGTCCCGATTTACCGATCGGTCCGTTCTACACGAACGATCTCAAATTGGTCGGTTTTGCGATGTTCAATGCCACTCCCGACGAGCAACGAGTCGCCGCCGAGCATATCAATCGGCTATGGCTTGGCGGACATTGGTCGGCGAGCGTCGGTCAAGTCTTCCCCCTCGCCGAAGCCGCCGCCGCCCACCGACTGCAAGAGGAAAACACACTCCAAAAGTCCGGCACGCTGCAAGGAAAAATCGTCCTAGAACCGTGACCAAGCCCGGATTGGGTGCCGGGACGAAGTCCGATGGCGTTTGTCATGTGAGGCCGTTTTCCTGGCGGAGACTTCGGCATTCGTTGCCGCCAAGTTCATAGTCGTGACAGATCTGGGGACGCCACTCGTAGTGTCGGCACTTTTTTGTCTGTGGATCATACCACAAACACTGCTCTTGCGGTTCTTGTCCCCGTTGCAGACCGAGGAAGTGCCGATCGAGTTCCTCGGCCAACTCCGCCGGAAAATTGGGGCGGCGATACGGGTGCGGTCCTAGCAAACGGGGCATCGATCGCAGCAACATGGCCGGCGAACCGATGCCCTGACAACACAGTCCGCAATCGTCGCAAGAGTCAACGGTGAGAATCGGTAACCGATCATCACCCGAGTTCGAAGCGGCTGTCATTTCTTGGGTTTGTCTTCCTTCTTAGGTTCTTCCTTCTTAGGTTCGTCTTTCTTCGGGGCTTCTTTTTTGGGCTCCGGCTTTTTGGCGTCTTCTTTTTTGGGCTCTTCTTTCTTCTCGGGTTCGGGTTTGGCGAGGGACAAACCGCGGATGACGACGATCTCCGGCAGCGTCTTTTTCAGCGTTTCCACACCGGCGTCGGTCACTTCCGTTTGCCAGAGATACACCTTCTTGAGATTCTTCAGCCCAGTGAGATGTTGCAGCCCGGCGTCCGTGACTTTCGTTCCATAGAGATTGAGATACGCCAACTTCTCCAGTTTCGCCAAATGCTTCAAAGCACCGTCGCCGATTGACGTTTGTTCGAGATGCAAACGGACCAACTCCTGAGCATTCGCGATGTGAGCCAACCCGGCATCGGTAATGGCCGTGCCACGCA
It includes:
- a CDS encoding sugar phosphate isomerase/epimerase family protein, which codes for MEQWPIGVFTSVDAGLGVHLDVAQELKIPTVQVHAPHHENRTELAAQDFLNRCEKAGIKVTAVFGGFEGESYADIPTTVKTVGLVPEASRASRVAEMKEISDFARSLQCDTVALHIGFVPEDRDSAEYKSLIEATQDLLDHIKGNGQQLNLETGQETADHLLDFIEDVGRDNLFINFDPANMILYGTGDPIAALKKVSKFVRSVHCKDGVWAAEGKRGQEFGSEVPLGQGDVGMENYLRTLKEIGYTGPLTIEREIAHDRVRQKADIGEAVSLLTELKQKILG
- a CDS encoding NADPH:quinone reductase yields the protein MKAAFFTETGDPEVIQYADLPDPALGPTEVLVRVAAVAVNPIDTYLRSGAIKLELPSPYVIGCDLAGTVEAVGDEVEMFQVGDRVWGSNQGLMGRQGTFSELASVDEKWLYPIPEGMDEKTAAAGALVGITAHLGLFLHAGLQPGEFVFVNGGTGGVGASVVRLAKASGATVIATVGSEEKKKQCEALGADVVLDYHSSTLDDDIQAAAEKNGGIDIWWETQREPTIERTIGMMKKRGRVVIMAGRDARPDLPIGPFYTNDLKLVGFAMFNATPDEQRVAAEHINRLWLGGHWSASVGQVFPLAEAAAAHRLQEENTLQKSGTLQGKIVLEP
- a CDS encoding YkgJ family cysteine cluster protein: MTAASNSGDDRLPILTVDSCDDCGLCCQGIGSPAMLLRSMPRLLGPHPYRRPNFPAELAEELDRHFLGLQRGQEPQEQCLWYDPQTKKCRHYEWRPQICHDYELGGNECRSLRQENGLT
- a CDS encoding leucine-rich repeat domain-containing protein; its protein translation is MRLVWLLTISLVAAVSQSEAADDKPAEHSATEKQAIEQVRKSGGSVMEIAQNDNRLDVAFHLADSEVKDEQLAPLAKMPKLYALNLRGTAITDAGLAHIANAQELVRLHLEQTSIGDGALKHLAKLEKLAYLNLYGTKVTDAGLQHLTGLKNLKKVYLWQTEVTDAGVETLKKTLPEIVVIRGLSLAKPEPEKKEEPKKEDAKKPEPKKEAPKKDEPKKEEPKKEDKPKK